The region GCACTACTTCGGAGGAAGAGGTGGCGGAGTTAAAGGAGCTTTTGATCTCGTTGATAGCGCAAACGAAAGCAGACTACTATGCCGGTAAATTTGTGACGTATAATGCGCGTATGACAGGCACGGGCTTTCAGGTAGCCTCTTTAACAGACGCTATACAATTTAACAATTACCACGAAGCGCTCCACTTGGGGGTTATGATGAGCATCAGGAAATTTGTTTAAGGCCCTGAAGGAAAATGCCAGCCCCCTTCACCTCCGTCCCGTGCAGCCGCCAGCTGCCTTCTGTCGACACTGTTCTGCCAAACCTCCCGCAAATCCAAATTATAACAAATCCAATTTAAGGCCTTATTTTTGCACCGCAGAAAGCACCCTTAGCTAGTATAGAATTGAGTAAGAGCATAAAGCAGTACAGCGAGACCGATACGCTGCAGAAGGTTATTATCGGGAGGTACGAGAACTACAGTGAGGCGCCGGCCTATGTGGAGCTGGTGAACGAGGATCAGAAGAACGGGCTGCCACAAAAAGAGCAGCTGAAGGAGGAATTCGATACCTTCCGGCAAGTGCTGACGGAGGCCGGTGTGGAGGTGCTGGTGCCGGATTATGTGGGCAAGTTTGTGTACGACCAGCTCACGCCGCGCGACCTAGGCATGGTGATCGGGGAGAAGTTCCTGCTCTGCAACATGGTGAAGAAAAGCCGCCGCTACGAGAGCGCCGGTATTTTCCGCTACCTGCACGATATTCCCGGCCACGAAGCCAACATCATCATACCGGACTCACCCACCTGCTTTATAGAGGGAGGCGACATATTGGTAGACAAAGGGAACATCTTTGTGGCTGTGTCGCAGCGCACCAACCCGGAAGGCGTGGCTTTTCTGGAGGAGCAGTTTGGCGATGCATTCAATGTGGTGCCGATTGAGGCGCGAACCTTGGCAGAAGGCGAGAACGTGCTGCACCTGGATTGCATGTTTAACCCCGTAGGAGGCAAGGCAGCGCTTATCTATGAGGAAGGCTTCAAGCATGTTCCACGTGAGATCCTCGATAACTACGACCTGATCCGGGTGAACAAGGAGCAGCAGCGGGAGCTGGCCACCAATATCCTTTCCCTGTCGCAGGACCGGATCATCAGCCGCGACCACCCACTGTGCAAGCCTATTAACGAGGAGATCCGGAAGGCGGGTATAGAGGTAACGGAGATAACGTTTGATGCGGCCCCGGCCACGGGTGGCTCATTCAGGTGTTGCAGTCTGCCTTTAAGAAGAGGCTAGCAAGAGCATAAAATTGGGGCCAGTGGAAGCCTAAACAAAAGCAATTTTGATTAGCTTAAGGTTTCAAAGTATAAGAACCTCATGCCGCTCCATATTCGCCCTATTCAAGCATCCGACAACGAGCCACTGGCAACGCTGATCCGCGCTGTTTTCCGCGAGTTTAAGATCGACAAACCCGGCACGGTATACACCGATCCTACTACCGATGCTTTGTACCAGCTGTTCCAGCACCCTGGCAGCACCTATTTTGTTGCGGAAGAAAATGGTGTGCTAGTAGGCGGTTGCGGCGTTTATCCGACAGAAGGCTTGCCGGAGGGCTGTGCAGAGTTGGTTAAGTTTTACCTCACTGCCGAGGCCCGAGGCAAGGGCATTGGCAACAAACTGATGCAGCAAAGTATAGCAGCAGCCAGGGCACTGGGCTATAAACAGCTATACTTGGAGTCGTTCCCAGAGCTTGCGAAAGCCGTATCAATGTATGAAAAAGCAGGATTCGAGCCTTTGCCGCACGCACTGGGCAACTCCGGCCACTATGCCTGCACCATCTGGATGTTGAAAGATCTATGAGTATAGAACGCGCCTATAACCGTTGGGCTCCGCAGTACGACACCAACAAGAACCGCACCCGCGACCTGGAGGCCGTGGCCTTGCGCGCTACGCTGAAAAGTATAACTTTCGAGCGATGCCTGGAGATCGGTTGCGGCACGGGTAAAAATACGGAGTGGTTGGTGCGCCGGGTCATGCACGTAACGGCCGTGGACCTGTCGGAGGAGATGCTGGAGCGGGCCAGGAAGAAGGTAAGCTCCAACAAGGCAGAGTTTATACTTGCCGATATTACCCAAAGCTGGAGTTTTGCCACGCAACCATACGACCTGGTCAGCTTTAGCCTGGTGCTGGAGCACATCGCGGACCTGGAGTATATTTTTAAGCAGGCGGCCCTTGCGCTGAACCACGGCGGGCACGTGTATATCGGCGAGCTGCACCCTTTTAAGCAGTACAGCGGTACCAAGGCCCGCTTCGATACCGAGGAGGGAAGGCAGGAAGTGGAGTGCTACACCCATCATGTGTCGGATTTTGTGCAAGCCGCCCGGCAGAATGGCCTCCGGCTGGTAGACCTGAACGAGTACTTCGACGACAACGACCGCACGACTATTCCCCGCATCCTGACGATATTCTTGCAGAAAGTATAGAAAGCTTTACTTTTATACTTTCAGGATCAATCATACATGAAGATACTTTTAGTTGTAGGGGCGGGCAGCTTTATAGGCGGTGTGCTGCGTTACCTGCTCACCTTGTTTATTCAATCTCGTGCTACTGTTGCTTTTCCGTTTGGCACGTTGGGAGTCAACCTTATCGGCTGCTTTTTAATGGGGCTGGTCTTTGAGCTGATCGCCAAGGGGGATATGCCTGGGGAGTGGCGCCCTTTTTTGGCTACAGGTATACTTGGGGGCTTCACTACGTTTTCTGCTTTCTCGCTGGAGTCGGTTAGCCTGTTGCAGGCAGAGCAGTACGGGCAGGCTATACTTTACATCCTGGCCAGCGTGGTGCTGGGCCTGCTGGCTACCTTTGCCGGTATGTGGCTGGTAAAGCTGGTGTAACAGATCAGCCTAGCAACCCTTCCATACTTCTAAACACCGTCACCATCGCCCGTCCTCTTTCCGACAAAGTATACTCTATGTGCAGGGGCTTCTCCTGTACCACGGTCTTCACGAGGATGTCCGCCTCCTCCATCTCCTTGAGCGCCGTGGCCACCGACTGCTTGTTGGAGCCCGGCAGCTGACGCAGCAAAGAATTAAACCGCACCGGTCCATCCAGCGCCAGCCTGAAAATCTCGGGCTTCCATTTGCCTGCTAACTGCTTTAAAATTTCTGTGGCGGGGCAGCACGCCTCCTCCCTGTGTATATTATTGGTAGTCATGTTTTTTTGACTAATTGACTCTCCTGAAGTATAGCCTGACCTTTGTAAAAGAAATTCAGTACGGCCGGTTGGCTACTAGCTAACCGGCCAACTTTTACAAAGTTTAACGCAAAATAGAAGACCATGGAGATAAAACCAATGATGCACTGCGATATGGAAACTGGTGTGTGTGAAATACCGGCAACACAGGTAACCACAGAAGCTACTAATATTGCCGCAGCACAGAAGCCGATCAAGCTACTATACTTTACCGACCCGATCTGCTCTTCGTGCTGGGGCATCGACCCGCAGCTAAAGAAACTGGCGTTGGAGTACGGACCATACTTCGAGGTCGAGTACCGCATGGGCGGACTGCTGCCGAGCTGGGAAACCTACGGTGGCCGCGACGTGAACGGCCCAGCCAGCGTGGCCCAGCACTGGGAAGAGGCCGGTGCCCATTATGAGATGCCCATAGACGGCGACCTGTGGCTGGAAGACCCATTGCCATCCTCTTACCCGCCTTCCATCGCCTTTAAGGCGGCCCAATTGCAGGGCGAAGAGAAAGCCGCAGCGTTCCTGCGAAGGATAAAGGAGATGATCTTCCTGGAGAAGAAAAACATTGCCCGCTGGGAGAATCTGGCGCTCGCCGCCGAACAAACCGGTCTGGATGTAGCACAGTTTGAGGCAGATTTTGAGGGCAAGGCCGTGGAGTTGTTCCAGCAGGACCTGGCGCTGGCGCGCCAGCTGGGCGTGCGGGGCTTCCCGACTATCTTTGTGACAGACGAGAACGATAAGCGTGTGCTGGTATACGGCTCCCGCCCTTACGAGCAGTATGAGCAGGCGCTGCTGCAGCTGCACCCGGAGGTAAAGAAGCAGGTGTACGAAACTGCCTTTACATCCCTTTTCGCCAAGTATAGCACGCTTACATCTAAGGAGTTTTCGGTAATTTCCGGAATGAAAACCGGTGAGGCGGAAGCTTACCTGCGGGCTTTGCACACACAAGGCCAGATCGGGAAGTATGCTTCCAAGAACGGTGCCCTGTGGATAAAGCAGTAAGCTGGCAAGTATAAAGCTTAGACTGTAAGTATCCCTATGGCGCGAGCGTCCACGCTCGTGACTGGTTATGGCATGGGCCTCCAGCCCAGTCGGATTACAAATCCGACGAGATAATAAGACATGGGTTACAAACCCGCGCCAGCAAAAGAGAAGTCCCGGCAGCTGCCATCTGATTCCCCTCCTCGGAGGGGTAGGGGTGGGTTTATTCTCTGCTCTTCGGGATTTGCAATCCCGAAGTTCCTGTTATGAGGATTTGCAATCCGACTCTTTTTACTTTTAGCCCCAGTCTGATGGCTGACAAAGTATAAAACCGGATTATAAATCCTGATAATAACTTACTTTCGGATTGCAAATCCGAAAGAGCGGAGGTAACCCTGTCATTCTGTTAAGAAACTTGGTAGAAATAGAGAGCCCCTTCCCCCGGGAAGTTATGCTTATGCTACCTGCCACTAAGATCCTTTCAGGATGACAAAAAAGGATGACTTTACAGCCTGCTTCCATGGGAAGAGTGGGTTTACACCTGAGCAGGACTAGTGACTCGAAACTTATAGTATAAAACAAAAAGCCCCGACAAGTGCCGGGGCTTTTCTATCAATAAGCTACTTAATAATGCTTAGTGCTTTGCAAGGTAGTTTGATACGCCTTCTTTCGTGGCCTGCATCGCCTCTTTGCCTTCAGACCAGTTGGCTGGGCAAACTTCGCCTTTCTCTTCGAAATACTGCAGGGCGTCTACCATACGCAGGGCCTCGTCGATAGAGCGGCCAAGCGGCAGGTCATTAACAACCTGGTGACGAACTACACCTTCTTTGTCGATCAGGAACAGGCCGCGGTAAGCAACCGGCTCGCCAACAAAAGTTACTTCACCTTCTTCATTGTAGTCGTAGTGACCAGCCAATACGTCATAGTTCTGCGCGATAGTCTTAGACGCATCTGCTACAAGTGGGTAGTTCACACCCTCGATACCACCCTGCTCACGCGGAGTGTTCAGCCATGCGAAGTGAGAGAAGTGCGTGTCGGTAGAGCAACCTACTACAGCTACACCTTTGCGCTCAAACTCTTCCATTCTGTCCTGGAAGGCGATGATCTCAGTTGGGCACACAAACGTGAAGTCCATTGGGTAGAAGTAGAAAACTACGTGCTTCTTGCCAATGTACTGCTCCAGTGAAAAGTTCTCAACGAATTCGCCGTTCTCTACGGCTGTTGCTTTAAAAGAAGGTGCTTTTTTACCTACTAAAACTGCCATGTGTTATTTGTTTTTGGGTTATTGAAAAATCTATTTAGAAACTCGTGTAATGCTTATTTGTTTGTCGGGCTCCACTTTATTGCCTGTCAGCTGCACCGAGAACCCTTTTATCTCGAAGTTCTCCAGCTTTCGTTTACTAAAGAACTCTGTTAGCAGAGCCTCCAGCTCCTCATCCTCAAAATCAACGATTTCTTTTGTTTTGCTGCAAAAGATGTGGTTGTGCACGTGTGTGTTGGCATCGTAGCGCTTACCGCCTTCCTCAGAGAGGGCACGCTTGATCAGGCCTGTTTCTACAAACGTATCGAGCGTTTTGTAAACCGTGCCAAGCGATATACTTGGGTTTGCCGGTTTCAGGCGCTGGAACACATCCTCGGCGGTGGGGTGGTGCCCATGCAGCTCCATTACCGACTCGAACACAACAATGCGCTGGTGTGTGGCTTTCAGGCCACCCTCCGTCAGGCGCTGTCGTAATTCGTCTCGTGTCAGGTTTTGCTGCATATAAGTAAGAATTATTCCTAACTAGGAAATATTCCTGCAAAGGTAAGGCTTATAGTTAAGAGTTAAAAGCTGAGGAAGTTAAAAAATTAGAAAGTCTTCTTGATCATAAAACAAGTTGAGCGATAGCGCAGCCCATGACTACGTATGGCAGCAGTGCAGAAACGGCATAGACGTTGGTGTATACTTTAAAAGCTGGCGAAGTATAACTTGTTGGGGATAACCCTAACAAGGGTGGGAAAATGTGGCCGAAGTATACCAACTTCTGTTCTGGGTTTGCAATCCGCCCGCTTACATGAGCGAAACATTTCCTCT is a window of Pontibacter kalidii DNA encoding:
- a CDS encoding Fur family transcriptional regulator, whose product is MQQNLTRDELRQRLTEGGLKATHQRIVVFESVMELHGHHPTAEDVFQRLKPANPSISLGTVYKTLDTFVETGLIKRALSEEGGKRYDANTHVHNHIFCSKTKEIVDFEDEELEALLTEFFSKRKLENFEIKGFSVQLTGNKVEPDKQISITRVSK
- a CDS encoding ClpXP adapter SpxH family protein; translated protein: MEIKPMMHCDMETGVCEIPATQVTTEATNIAAAQKPIKLLYFTDPICSSCWGIDPQLKKLALEYGPYFEVEYRMGGLLPSWETYGGRDVNGPASVAQHWEEAGAHYEMPIDGDLWLEDPLPSSYPPSIAFKAAQLQGEEKAAAFLRRIKEMIFLEKKNIARWENLALAAEQTGLDVAQFEADFEGKAVELFQQDLALARQLGVRGFPTIFVTDENDKRVLVYGSRPYEQYEQALLQLHPEVKKQVYETAFTSLFAKYSTLTSKEFSVISGMKTGEAEAYLRALHTQGQIGKYASKNGALWIKQ
- a CDS encoding class I SAM-dependent methyltransferase, which codes for MSIERAYNRWAPQYDTNKNRTRDLEAVALRATLKSITFERCLEIGCGTGKNTEWLVRRVMHVTAVDLSEEMLERARKKVSSNKAEFILADITQSWSFATQPYDLVSFSLVLEHIADLEYIFKQAALALNHGGHVYIGELHPFKQYSGTKARFDTEEGRQEVECYTHHVSDFVQAARQNGLRLVDLNEYFDDNDRTTIPRILTIFLQKV
- a CDS encoding GNAT family N-acetyltransferase, translated to MPLHIRPIQASDNEPLATLIRAVFREFKIDKPGTVYTDPTTDALYQLFQHPGSTYFVAEENGVLVGGCGVYPTEGLPEGCAELVKFYLTAEARGKGIGNKLMQQSIAAARALGYKQLYLESFPELAKAVSMYEKAGFEPLPHALGNSGHYACTIWMLKDL
- a CDS encoding dimethylarginine dimethylaminohydrolase family protein, with protein sequence MSKSIKQYSETDTLQKVIIGRYENYSEAPAYVELVNEDQKNGLPQKEQLKEEFDTFRQVLTEAGVEVLVPDYVGKFVYDQLTPRDLGMVIGEKFLLCNMVKKSRRYESAGIFRYLHDIPGHEANIIIPDSPTCFIEGGDILVDKGNIFVAVSQRTNPEGVAFLEEQFGDAFNVVPIEARTLAEGENVLHLDCMFNPVGGKAALIYEEGFKHVPREILDNYDLIRVNKEQQRELATNILSLSQDRIISRDHPLCKPINEEIRKAGIEVTEITFDAAPATGGSFRCCSLPLRRG
- a CDS encoding winged helix-turn-helix transcriptional regulator; translation: MTTNNIHREEACCPATEILKQLAGKWKPEIFRLALDGPVRFNSLLRQLPGSNKQSVATALKEMEEADILVKTVVQEKPLHIEYTLSERGRAMVTVFRSMEGLLG
- the crcB gene encoding fluoride efflux transporter CrcB encodes the protein MKILLVVGAGSFIGGVLRYLLTLFIQSRATVAFPFGTLGVNLIGCFLMGLVFELIAKGDMPGEWRPFLATGILGGFTTFSAFSLESVSLLQAEQYGQAILYILASVVLGLLATFAGMWLVKLV
- a CDS encoding peroxiredoxin, producing MAVLVGKKAPSFKATAVENGEFVENFSLEQYIGKKHVVFYFYPMDFTFVCPTEIIAFQDRMEEFERKGVAVVGCSTDTHFSHFAWLNTPREQGGIEGVNYPLVADASKTIAQNYDVLAGHYDYNEEGEVTFVGEPVAYRGLFLIDKEGVVRHQVVNDLPLGRSIDEALRMVDALQYFEEKGEVCPANWSEGKEAMQATKEGVSNYLAKH